The Halobellus sp. MBLA0158 genome has a window encoding:
- the upp gene encoding uracil phosphoribosyltransferase, with the protein MAIEDRDDAYLITHALAKDTLSRLRDVETEQVAFRKGLVKLGRICGYEIIDGAMETEYVTVETPLTETTGERVRGLDDVVIVNVLRAATPFVEGLLKAFPRAKQGVISAGRDEEAGMNDEGEFPITIDYVKIPEITDDDTVIVADPMLATGSTMCAVLDHVLGSTDADPADVFVLSAVSAPDGLLRVGREFPDADLLTVAIDDHLDDDGYIVPGLGDAGDRAFRTT; encoded by the coding sequence ATGGCCATCGAAGACCGCGACGACGCGTATCTGATCACGCACGCACTCGCGAAGGACACGCTCTCGCGACTCCGCGACGTCGAGACCGAGCAGGTGGCGTTCCGGAAGGGGCTCGTCAAGCTCGGCCGGATCTGCGGCTACGAGATCATCGACGGCGCGATGGAGACCGAGTACGTCACCGTCGAGACGCCGCTGACCGAGACCACCGGCGAGCGGGTCCGCGGCCTCGACGACGTCGTGATCGTCAACGTCCTGCGCGCGGCGACGCCGTTCGTCGAGGGGCTCCTGAAGGCGTTCCCGCGAGCCAAACAGGGCGTCATCAGCGCCGGCCGCGACGAGGAGGCCGGGATGAACGACGAGGGGGAGTTCCCGATCACCATCGACTACGTGAAGATCCCCGAGATCACCGACGACGACACCGTCATCGTGGCCGACCCGATGCTCGCGACGGGCTCGACGATGTGCGCCGTCCTCGACCACGTCCTCGGCTCCACCGACGCGGATCCCGCCGACGTGTTCGTCCTCTCGGCGGTTTCGGCGCCCGACGGCCTGCTTCGCGTCGGCCGGGAGTTCCCCGACGCGGATCTGCTGACGGTCGCCATCGACGACCACCTCGACGACGACGGGTACATCGTGCCCGGCCTCGGCGACGCGGGCGACCGGGCGTTCAGGACGACGTGA
- a CDS encoding OapC/ArvC family zinc-ribbon domain-containing protein, giving the protein MPHECTNCGRVFADGSKEMLSGCPNCGGNKFQFRPASATTPDEGTSSPEGGTTARKSDATPESERTAPENRSDTRAPGAGADAPESGSASDSVSDSDPGTGTSTAWSDAADRALGESSASADSDPDSGSDSDRDPLASSREWPNQRDEDESPLRRDTPAGGSASTRNAPDADPESEPEPRSESQPAPDSTEAASTASSSDPPGSSTADTLSPDEPPEDAAQAEARSDVVSPDEIAAAAPDESERGPETGGTGGTASPPPDADGRVIEPSSDERPDLDELREELNEQFESIKIVAPGEYELNLMELYDRTEYIISLQEDGRYVIEVPDTWDTTPDPDDV; this is encoded by the coding sequence ATGCCTCACGAATGCACGAACTGCGGTCGAGTGTTCGCCGACGGGTCGAAGGAGATGCTGTCGGGGTGTCCGAACTGCGGCGGCAACAAGTTCCAGTTCCGCCCGGCCTCGGCGACGACGCCGGACGAGGGAACGAGCAGTCCGGAGGGCGGGACCACCGCCCGAAAGTCCGACGCCACTCCGGAGAGCGAGCGGACCGCCCCGGAAAATCGATCGGACACACGCGCGCCCGGCGCGGGGGCCGACGCTCCCGAGTCCGGATCCGCCTCTGACTCAGTTTCCGACTCCGACCCCGGAACCGGGACTTCGACGGCCTGGAGCGACGCGGCCGACCGAGCGCTCGGAGAGTCCTCGGCGTCTGCGGATTCCGACCCTGATTCCGGTTCCGATTCCGATCGGGACCCCCTCGCCTCCTCCCGCGAGTGGCCGAATCAGCGTGACGAGGACGAGTCGCCCCTGCGACGTGACACTCCGGCGGGCGGATCGGCGTCCACCCGAAACGCACCGGATGCCGATCCCGAATCCGAGCCCGAACCACGATCCGAATCCCAGCCCGCACCCGACTCGACGGAGGCCGCGTCGACCGCGTCGTCGTCCGACCCGCCGGGATCGTCGACGGCCGACACGCTGTCGCCCGACGAGCCCCCTGAGGACGCGGCGCAGGCCGAAGCCCGCAGCGACGTCGTTTCGCCGGACGAAATCGCGGCTGCGGCCCCCGACGAGTCGGAGCGCGGACCCGAAACAGGGGGCACAGGCGGCACCGCTTCCCCGCCGCCCGACGCCGACGGTCGAGTCATCGAGCCGTCGAGCGACGAGCGCCCCGATCTCGACGAGCTCAGAGAGGAGCTCAACGAACAGTTCGAGAGCATCAAGATCGTCGCCCCCGGCGAGTACGAACTCAATCTGATGGAGCTGTACGACCGGACGGAGTACATCATCTCCCTGCAGGAAGACGGCCGGTACGTCATCGAAGTGCCCGACACGTGGGACACGACGCCCGATCCGGACGACGTCTGA
- a CDS encoding IMPACT family protein, translated as MRGSEFVGYVAPADSVDAAESFVERIRERHADATHNVPAYRVPAGEGGSARSPDGSTMLREYQSDDGEPSGSAGKPALNVLVQRELRNVAAVVTRYYGGTNLGVGGLARAYSRAVKEAVDDAGVVESVPHERFSVTVAYDDSGTVRGLLESEGVEFDASYEAEVSFSVRAPVDSAADLRDRIRSATSGRASIER; from the coding sequence ATCCGCGGCTCGGAGTTCGTCGGCTACGTCGCGCCCGCGGACTCGGTCGACGCCGCCGAGTCGTTCGTCGAGCGCATCCGCGAGCGCCACGCCGACGCGACGCACAACGTCCCCGCGTACCGCGTCCCCGCCGGCGAGGGCGGAAGCGCCCGATCGCCCGACGGCTCGACGATGCTCCGCGAGTACCAGTCCGACGACGGCGAGCCGAGCGGCTCGGCGGGGAAGCCGGCCCTGAACGTCCTCGTCCAGCGGGAACTCCGAAACGTCGCCGCGGTCGTCACGCGCTACTACGGCGGGACGAACCTCGGCGTCGGCGGCCTCGCCCGAGCCTACTCCCGCGCGGTGAAGGAGGCCGTCGACGACGCCGGCGTCGTCGAGTCCGTCCCCCACGAGCGCTTTTCGGTCACCGTCGCGTACGACGACTCCGGGACCGTCCGCGGCCTCCTGGAGAGCGAGGGCGTCGAGTTCGACGCGTCCTACGAGGCCGAGGTGTCGTTTTCGGTCCGGGCGCCCGTCGACTCGGCCGCCGACCTCCGGGACCGGATCCGGAGCGCCACAAGCGGGCGCGCGTCCATCGAGCGCTGA
- a CDS encoding ABC transporter ATP-binding protein has translation MELTLDGVRKAYGETTALGGSGGIDLQVNDGEFFTLVGPSGCGKTTTLRLVAGFEPPTAGEIRFDGREMRGVPPEDRGVGVVFQNYALFPHLSVAENVAYGLRFADPPGGEIREERVASLLELVDLPDAGDRDPNELSGGQQQRVALARALAPGPDLLLLDEPMSALDARLRERLRMQVKEIQSELGITTVYVTHDQEEALAISDRVAVMNDGEVAQVGTPRDVYRRPATRFVANFVGDNNVFEGTVVDVDIDIGTDVRGVEGIDTEIGAGNGNGDSARTGGSGDEPGKSPGEREGFGAVAVDVGGKRMAVTTERAVDPGDRVLFCVRPESMRVFGGSRSDESGLRSSASSGSENILDATVSNAEFLGESTRSYLAWRGRELTVRTVDPLNGDVRVGFDPAAAHVVEVGDSG, from the coding sequence ATGGAACTGACACTCGACGGCGTGCGGAAGGCGTACGGCGAGACGACCGCCCTCGGCGGGAGCGGCGGCATCGACCTCCAGGTGAACGACGGGGAGTTCTTCACGCTCGTCGGCCCCTCGGGCTGCGGCAAGACCACGACGCTCCGGCTGGTGGCGGGGTTCGAGCCGCCCACGGCGGGCGAGATCCGATTCGACGGCCGCGAGATGCGCGGCGTGCCGCCCGAAGACCGGGGCGTCGGCGTCGTGTTCCAGAACTACGCGCTCTTCCCGCACCTCTCGGTCGCCGAGAACGTCGCCTACGGACTCCGGTTCGCCGATCCGCCCGGCGGCGAGATCCGCGAGGAGCGGGTGGCGTCGCTCCTCGAACTGGTGGACCTCCCCGACGCGGGCGACCGCGACCCCAACGAACTCTCCGGGGGGCAACAGCAGCGCGTCGCGCTCGCGCGGGCGCTGGCGCCCGGGCCGGATCTTTTACTCTTGGACGAACCGATGAGCGCGCTCGACGCCCGCCTGCGGGAGCGCCTCCGGATGCAGGTCAAGGAGATCCAGTCGGAGCTCGGGATCACCACGGTCTACGTGACCCACGACCAGGAGGAGGCGCTGGCGATCTCGGACCGCGTGGCCGTGATGAACGACGGCGAGGTGGCGCAGGTCGGGACGCCGCGGGACGTGTACCGCCGCCCCGCCACCCGGTTCGTGGCGAACTTCGTCGGCGACAACAACGTCTTCGAGGGGACGGTCGTCGACGTCGATATCGACATCGGCACCGACGTCCGGGGCGTCGAGGGCATCGATACCGAGATCGGCGCCGGGAATGGGAACGGGGACTCGGCCAGAACGGGCGGATCCGGCGACGAACCCGGTAAATCTCCAGGTGAAAGAGAGGGGTTCGGCGCCGTCGCAGTCGACGTCGGCGGAAAGCGGATGGCGGTCACGACCGAACGCGCGGTCGACCCCGGCGATCGGGTGCTGTTCTGCGTGCGGCCCGAGTCAATGCGCGTGTTCGGCGGATCGCGCTCGGACGAGTCGGGGCTCCGCTCGTCGGCGTCGAGCGGTTCGGAGAACATCCTCGACGCCACGGTGTCGAACGCGGAGTTCCTGGGCGAGTCCACCCGGTCGTACCTGGCGTGGCGCGGCCGCGAACTGACGGTCCGGACGGTCGATCCCCTCAACGGCGACGTGCGCGTCGGCTTCGACCCCGCGGCGGCCCACGTCGTCGAGGTCGGTGACAGTGGGTGA
- a CDS encoding DUF7090 family protein encodes MDYTLAIENAPDSIPGGTGVLLLHPSIGATDRIDTDFLKTDTDHFLVVSTRTTAREVEQKLEHYDVDESKAVVLDTLSVERGYSRRGSERVHYVAAPDDLDGIVQKTREFLESHDGKVRVSVDSVTEMAYYADVDGAYEASKQLLELLDEHDAVGLFHLSNEVHDEETIRRFRDLFDGIVELDVDGGVTAEF; translated from the coding sequence ATGGATTACACGCTCGCTATCGAGAACGCACCGGATTCGATCCCGGGCGGTACCGGAGTCCTCCTCCTCCATCCGAGCATCGGGGCGACAGACCGGATCGACACCGACTTCCTGAAGACCGACACCGATCACTTCCTCGTCGTCTCCACCCGAACGACGGCCCGCGAGGTCGAACAGAAGCTCGAACACTACGACGTCGACGAATCGAAGGCGGTCGTCCTCGACACCCTCTCTGTCGAGCGCGGCTACTCGCGGCGCGGGAGCGAGCGCGTCCACTACGTCGCCGCCCCCGACGACCTGGACGGGATCGTCCAGAAGACCCGGGAGTTTCTGGAGTCCCACGACGGGAAGGTACGCGTCAGCGTCGATTCGGTGACCGAGATGGCGTACTACGCCGACGTCGACGGCGCGTACGAGGCGAGCAAACAGCTCCTCGAACTGCTCGACGAACACGACGCGGTCGGGCTGTTCCACCTCTCGAACGAGGTCCACGACGAGGAGACGATCCGACGGTTCCGCGACCTGTTCGACGGGATCGTCGAACTCGACGTCGACGGCGGCGTGACCGCGGAGTTCTGA
- a CDS encoding amino acid-binding protein translates to MFDEIMEKFEGSPSQQEVIRLLLERGFSVNDDGRVVSGGIEIPNTGIAREIGVDRRVVDSTTTAILEDEELRRIFQNISSIPSLMDLAPVLDLSVLTVEVNDAERPGIVAEVTTRLADRGISIRQTISEDPEFTDEPKLYVITDEPVPGDLLNELSELAFVRRISIA, encoded by the coding sequence GTGTTCGACGAGATAATGGAGAAGTTCGAGGGGAGCCCGAGCCAGCAGGAGGTCATCCGGCTCCTCTTGGAGCGCGGCTTCTCGGTCAACGACGACGGGCGCGTCGTCTCCGGCGGGATCGAGATCCCGAACACGGGGATCGCCCGCGAGATCGGCGTCGACCGCCGCGTCGTCGACTCCACCACCACGGCGATCCTCGAAGACGAAGAGCTCCGGCGCATCTTCCAGAACATCTCGTCGATCCCGAGTCTGATGGACCTCGCGCCCGTCCTCGACCTCTCGGTGCTCACCGTCGAGGTCAACGACGCCGAGCGCCCCGGCATCGTCGCGGAGGTCACCACCCGGCTCGCCGACCGCGGCATCTCGATCCGACAGACGATCAGCGAGGACCCCGAGTTCACCGACGAGCCGAAGCTCTACGTCATCACCGACGAGCCGGTCCCCGGTGACCTCCTGAACGAGCTCTCCGAACTGGCGTTCGTCCGCCGCATCAGCATCGCGTGA
- a CDS encoding DUF7569 family protein, translating to MTGSEPCDACGDPIEEPLARTVQLNVDRSEVDSQRLCPACFADWIERYRAEMQPRSREESYDEDADIIVD from the coding sequence ATGACCGGGAGCGAGCCCTGCGACGCCTGCGGCGACCCGATCGAAGAGCCACTCGCGCGGACCGTCCAGTTGAACGTCGACCGCTCGGAGGTCGACAGCCAGCGGCTCTGTCCGGCGTGCTTCGCGGACTGGATCGAGCGCTACCGGGCCGAGATGCAGCCGCGGTCCCGCGAAGAGAGCTACGACGAGGACGCCGACATCATCGTCGACTGA
- a CDS encoding DUF7089 family protein, which produces MFDRRDLSSTVAAVRDAHAPDAVALDVGTDFETIPPAAAEDLGLFVDGLDPATYPAEWLPPDAPDALVRYAGSDFTIGMPGDGTVVWSRQTDPPIVLVKKRAEGTPDDFLEFLVAEAFVQIGTGAPEHFLPFFDGAYRELDAVVPLSPADVYQIAAALYDAWLGLQTRETFREWEEAHPALYDAWADAGERLRGRLSTLPRAVARGGTSFAEATEYACSAVKHDLDLPAPFAALDTRAFVEHGSDYGVQWAEKTFEKLDAAGDASGDDARGNGADEDAADE; this is translated from the coding sequence ATGTTCGACCGACGCGATCTGTCTTCGACCGTCGCCGCCGTCCGCGACGCCCACGCGCCCGACGCGGTCGCCCTCGACGTCGGGACCGACTTCGAGACGATTCCGCCGGCCGCGGCGGAGGACCTGGGGCTGTTCGTCGACGGCCTCGATCCAGCGACCTACCCGGCGGAGTGGCTCCCGCCGGACGCCCCCGACGCGCTCGTCAGATACGCCGGCTCGGACTTCACGATCGGGATGCCCGGCGACGGCACCGTCGTCTGGAGCCGCCAGACCGACCCCCCGATCGTGCTCGTGAAGAAGCGCGCGGAGGGCACCCCCGACGACTTCCTGGAGTTCCTGGTCGCGGAGGCGTTCGTCCAGATCGGCACCGGCGCGCCCGAGCACTTCCTCCCGTTCTTCGACGGCGCCTACCGCGAGCTCGATGCGGTCGTCCCGCTGTCCCCGGCCGACGTCTACCAGATCGCCGCCGCGCTCTACGACGCCTGGCTGGGGCTCCAGACCAGGGAGACGTTCCGCGAGTGGGAGGAGGCCCACCCCGCCCTCTACGACGCCTGGGCCGACGCCGGCGAGCGGCTCCGCGGCCGGCTCTCGACGCTTCCGCGCGCGGTCGCCCGCGGCGGCACGTCGTTCGCGGAGGCGACCGAGTACGCCTGCTCGGCGGTCAAACACGACCTCGACCTCCCCGCGCCGTTCGCCGCCCTGGACACCCGGGCGTTCGTCGAACACGGCTCCGACTACGGGGTCCAGTGGGCCGAAAAGACCTTCGAGAAGCTCGACGCCGCCGGGGACGCGAGCGGAGACGACGCCCGCGGGAACGGGGCCGACGAAGACGCCGCCGACGAGTGA
- a CDS encoding DUF2073 domain-containing protein, with product MPEVTPGETGDGVQIDLISGARMEGLTSMEKIRLILDGVRDGNIVVLEEGLSPDEESKLIEVTMTEISPDEFNGIEIETYPQSRKGNQGLLGRLMGKESDKKLTVIGPANQIETLHKDENLISALVSRK from the coding sequence ATGCCGGAAGTTACACCAGGTGAGACCGGAGACGGCGTCCAGATCGACCTGATCAGCGGTGCCCGGATGGAGGGGCTGACGAGTATGGAGAAGATCCGTCTCATCCTCGATGGCGTCCGCGACGGCAACATCGTCGTCCTCGAAGAGGGGCTCTCGCCCGACGAGGAGTCGAAGCTCATCGAGGTCACGATGACCGAGATCAGCCCCGACGAGTTCAACGGGATCGAGATCGAGACCTACCCCCAGTCCCGGAAGGGAAATCAGGGCCTCCTCGGGCGCCTGATGGGCAAGGAGTCGGACAAGAAGCTCACCGTCATCGGTCCCGCGAACCAGATCGAGACGCTCCACAAGGACGAGAACCTCATCAGCGCGCTCGTCTCGCGGAAGTGA
- a CDS encoding class I SAM-dependent methyltransferase, with product MSVRAEFDAWAADGRDRGMEERHWHTAKHALARMPVEPGDTILDLGCGSGYAGRALRETQDAGRVYGLDGSPEMVRNARSYTDDPDVAYVVGDFDALPFADGSIDHVWSMEAFYYAADPHHTLEEVRRVLRPGGTFYCAVNYYEENVHSHAWQERIDVEMTRWSGDEYREAFRDAGLSVAGQDNIPDREVEIPSAEAFPTDDWDSREAMVERYRTYGTLLTVGVAP from the coding sequence ATGAGCGTTCGCGCCGAGTTCGACGCCTGGGCGGCCGACGGCCGCGACCGGGGAATGGAAGAGCGACACTGGCACACGGCGAAGCACGCCCTCGCACGGATGCCCGTCGAGCCGGGGGACACGATCCTCGATCTCGGCTGCGGCAGCGGCTACGCGGGCCGCGCGCTCCGCGAGACGCAGGACGCCGGGCGGGTCTACGGCCTCGACGGGTCGCCGGAGATGGTCCGGAACGCCCGCTCCTACACCGACGACCCCGACGTCGCCTACGTCGTCGGCGACTTCGACGCACTCCCCTTCGCCGACGGCTCGATCGACCACGTCTGGAGTATGGAGGCGTTCTACTACGCCGCCGATCCGCACCACACTCTCGAAGAGGTCCGGCGGGTGCTCCGCCCCGGCGGCACCTTCTACTGCGCAGTGAACTACTACGAGGAGAACGTCCACTCCCACGCGTGGCAGGAGCGGATCGACGTCGAGATGACCCGCTGGTCCGGGGACGAATACCGCGAGGCGTTCCGCGACGCCGGACTCTCCGTCGCCGGCCAGGACAACATCCCCGACCGCGAGGTCGAGATCCCCTCCGCGGAAGCGTTCCCGACCGACGATTGGGACTCCCGCGAGGCGATGGTCGAGCGCTACCGGACGTACGGAACGCTCCTCACCGTCGGCGTCGCGCCCTGA
- a CDS encoding AAA family ATPase, producing MDEDTQSGNEGTADGGDDVESDTRPDARSLVEEAEPNGDETADSSDAVDGSPGGDGARSGGSTADRDAQNAAITDEFPVDSPTDDSDGSDDVDGSTESDESDGADDPSVSDPPVEAGSSAADGDDSPTATTAEDIDIGESIGPSDPSSLRIGGSGSASYTDSDAETDAVDDADPDARSSDLSLDEVVLDDDDSQGLFDDLLSGEPIFENKEVLRPSYTPHELPHRTEQINQMATILVSALRGETPSNILIYGKTGTGKTASAKFVSQELESTSKKYDVPCEVEYINCEVTDTQYRVLAQLANKFIEKNQDVIDDELEELTDLRDSASNTADADAALVGTDFETVADVEARIEELEADRDEMEQVPMTGWPTDRVYSTFFDAVDYEERVVVIMLDEIDKLVEKSGDDTLYNLSRMNSELDNSRISIMGISNDLKFTDFLDPRVKSSLGEEEIVFPPYDANQLRDILQHRANVAFKQDALTDDVIPLCAAFAAQEHGDARRALDLLRTAGELAERGQADTVEEAHVRKAQDKIELDRVVEVVRTLPTQSKIVLFATILLEKNGVRNVNTGEVFNIYKRLCEEIDADVLTQRRVTDLISELDMLGIVNAVVVSKGRYGRTKEISLSVPIEETEAVLLSDSRLGDIENAQPFVQARFDN from the coding sequence ATGGACGAAGACACGCAATCCGGGAACGAAGGCACTGCCGACGGGGGCGACGACGTCGAGTCCGACACGCGACCCGACGCTCGCTCACTCGTCGAGGAAGCGGAGCCGAACGGGGACGAGACGGCTGATAGCTCTGACGCCGTCGACGGTTCGCCCGGCGGCGACGGCGCGCGCAGCGGCGGTTCGACCGCCGATCGCGACGCCCAGAACGCGGCGATCACGGACGAGTTCCCGGTCGACTCACCGACGGACGACTCGGACGGGTCCGACGATGTCGACGGGTCGACCGAATCCGACGAGTCCGACGGAGCGGACGACCCGTCCGTCTCCGACCCACCGGTGGAGGCCGGCTCGTCCGCCGCCGACGGGGACGACTCGCCGACCGCGACGACCGCGGAGGACATCGACATCGGCGAGAGCATCGGCCCGAGCGACCCGAGTTCGCTCCGGATCGGCGGGTCCGGGTCGGCTTCGTACACCGACTCGGACGCGGAGACCGACGCCGTCGACGACGCGGACCCCGACGCGCGGTCGTCGGATCTCAGCCTCGACGAGGTCGTCCTCGACGACGACGACAGCCAGGGGCTCTTCGACGACCTGCTCTCGGGCGAGCCCATCTTCGAGAACAAGGAGGTCCTCCGGCCCTCCTACACCCCCCACGAACTCCCCCACCGGACCGAGCAGATCAACCAGATGGCGACGATCCTCGTCTCGGCGCTGCGCGGCGAGACCCCCTCGAACATCCTGATCTACGGGAAGACCGGGACCGGCAAGACCGCGAGCGCGAAGTTCGTCAGCCAGGAGCTGGAGTCGACCTCCAAGAAGTACGACGTCCCCTGCGAGGTCGAGTACATCAACTGCGAGGTCACCGACACCCAGTACCGCGTCCTCGCGCAGCTCGCGAACAAGTTCATCGAGAAGAACCAGGACGTCATCGACGACGAACTCGAAGAACTGACCGACCTGCGCGACTCGGCGTCGAACACCGCCGACGCGGACGCGGCGCTCGTCGGCACCGACTTCGAGACGGTCGCCGACGTCGAGGCCCGAATCGAGGAGCTCGAAGCCGACCGCGACGAGATGGAGCAGGTGCCGATGACCGGGTGGCCGACGGACCGCGTCTACTCCACGTTCTTCGACGCCGTCGACTACGAGGAGCGCGTCGTCGTGATTATGCTCGACGAGATCGACAAGCTCGTCGAGAAGTCCGGCGACGACACGCTCTACAATCTCTCGCGGATGAACTCCGAGCTCGACAACTCCCGGATCTCCATCATGGGGATCTCGAACGACCTGAAGTTCACCGACTTCCTCGACCCCCGCGTCAAGTCCAGCCTCGGCGAGGAGGAGATCGTCTTCCCGCCGTACGACGCGAATCAGCTCCGCGACATCCTCCAGCACCGCGCGAACGTCGCGTTCAAGCAGGACGCGCTCACCGACGACGTCATCCCGCTGTGTGCGGCCTTCGCCGCGCAGGAACACGGCGACGCCCGGCGTGCGCTCGATCTCCTCCGGACTGCGGGCGAACTCGCCGAGCGCGGGCAGGCCGACACCGTCGAGGAGGCCCACGTCCGCAAGGCCCAGGACAAGATCGAACTCGACCGCGTCGTCGAGGTGGTACGCACCCTCCCCACCCAGTCGAAGATCGTCCTCTTCGCGACCATCCTCCTGGAGAAGAACGGCGTCCGCAACGTGAACACCGGCGAGGTGTTCAACATCTACAAGCGGCTCTGCGAGGAGATCGACGCCGACGTCCTCACCCAGCGCCGCGTGACCGACCTGATCTCCGAACTCGATATGCTCGGCATCGTCAACGCCGTCGTCGTCTCGAAGGGCCGGTACGGGCGCACGAAGGAGATCTCGCTTTCGGTCCCGATCGAGGAGACCGAGGCGGTGCTGCTGTCGGACTCCCGGCTGGGCGACATCGAGAACGCCCAGCCGTTCGTGCAGGCGCGGTTCGACAACTGA
- a CDS encoding Era-like GTP-binding protein, with protein MGLFTDLRDSISRAVDRMFSDAEPKRIGIYGPPNAGKTTLANRIARDWTGDAVGPESHIPHETRRARRKENVEIERDGKTVSIDIVDTPGVTTKVDYKEFLEHDMDKDDAVRRSREATEGVAEAMHWLREDVDGVIYVLDSTEDPFTQVNTMLIGIIESQDLPVLIFANKTDLEDSNVQRIANAFPQHETVPLSALEGNNMDEVYAKIAEYFG; from the coding sequence ATGGGACTGTTCACAGACCTCAGAGATAGCATCTCACGGGCCGTCGACCGGATGTTCTCGGATGCCGAGCCCAAGCGGATCGGCATCTACGGACCACCCAACGCCGGGAAGACGACCCTCGCAAACCGAATCGCACGCGACTGGACCGGCGACGCCGTCGGCCCCGAGAGCCACATCCCCCACGAGACCCGACGCGCACGCCGAAAGGAGAACGTCGAGATCGAGCGCGACGGCAAGACCGTGAGCATCGACATCGTCGACACGCCGGGCGTGACGACGAAGGTCGACTACAAGGAGTTCCTCGAACACGATATGGACAAAGACGACGCCGTCCGGCGGTCCCGCGAGGCGACCGAGGGCGTCGCGGAGGCGATGCACTGGCTCCGCGAGGACGTCGACGGCGTCATCTACGTGCTCGACAGCACCGAGGACCCGTTCACGCAGGTCAACACGATGCTCATCGGGATCATCGAGAGCCAGGATCTCCCCGTGCTCATCTTCGCGAACAAGACCGACCTCGAAGACTCGAACGTCCAGCGCATCGCCAACGCGTTCCCCCAGCACGAGACTGTCCCGCTGTCGGCGCTGGAGGGGAACAACATGGACGAAGTCTACGCGAAGATCGCGGAGTACTTCGGGTGA
- a CDS encoding DUF2391 family protein produces the protein MVGRRRRFALSDTAQQIIGGFLLAGPFVVTEEVWVLARSMSWPQALLTVVIVFVIGYGALYKADDRDPDRETEVGGVPVRFISLVSVSYLSVVILAVAFNAPGTFLGVDAGAGSLRPLVVPAGLGATVKAISIGAIFSVIGAATADSLY, from the coding sequence ATGGTCGGACGCCGTCGGCGCTTCGCGCTCTCCGATACCGCCCAGCAGATCATCGGGGGCTTCCTGCTCGCCGGGCCGTTCGTCGTCACCGAGGAGGTGTGGGTCCTCGCGCGGAGCATGTCGTGGCCCCAGGCGCTCCTGACGGTCGTCATCGTCTTCGTCATCGGCTACGGCGCGCTCTACAAGGCCGACGACCGCGACCCGGACAGAGAGACCGAAGTCGGCGGGGTGCCCGTGCGGTTCATCTCGCTCGTCTCCGTTTCGTACCTCTCGGTGGTGATCCTCGCCGTCGCGTTCAACGCGCCCGGGACGTTCCTCGGCGTGGATGCCGGAGCGGGCTCGTTGCGACCGCTCGTCGTTCCGGCGGGGCTCGGCGCGACCGTCAAGGCGATCAGCATCGGCGCGATATTCAGCGTGATCGGGGCGGCGACCGCCGACTCGCTGTACTGA